The Candidatus Polarisedimenticolaceae bacterium genome has a window encoding:
- a CDS encoding gliding-motility protein MglA produces MTFINYAAREINCKIVYYGPGLCGKTTNIQFIYDKTNPQAKGKLISLATETDRTLFFDFLPIELGSIRGFRTRFHLYTVPGQVFYDASRKLILKGVDGVVFVADSQEARMDANVESIRNLAYNLREHGYDVGSIPYVLQLNKRDLPTAVPVDAMAKALRRGDEPVFEAVAFKGIGVFDTLKAVVKQVLVNLKSR; encoded by the coding sequence ATGACGTTCATCAACTACGCGGCCCGAGAGATCAACTGCAAGATCGTGTACTACGGTCCCGGCCTGTGCGGGAAGACGACGAACATCCAGTTCATCTACGACAAGACCAACCCCCAGGCGAAAGGCAAGCTGATCTCGCTCGCCACGGAGACGGATCGCACCCTCTTCTTCGACTTCCTGCCGATCGAGCTGGGCTCGATCCGCGGGTTCCGGACCCGGTTCCACCTCTACACGGTTCCGGGCCAGGTCTTCTACGACGCGTCACGCAAGCTGATCCTCAAGGGCGTCGACGGCGTCGTGTTCGTGGCGGACTCGCAGGAGGCCCGGATGGACGCCAACGTCGAGTCGATCCGGAACCTCGCCTACAACCTCCGCGAGCACGGCTACGACGTCGGATCGATCCCCTACGTCCTCCAGCTGAACAAGCGCGACCTCCCGACGGCGGTGCCGGTGGACGCCATGGCCAAGGCTCTCCGCAGGGGGGACGAACCGGTGTTCGAGGCCGTAGCCTTCAAAGGGATCGGCGTTTTCGACACGCTGAAGGCCGTGGTCAAGCAGGTCCTGGTCAACCTGAAGAGCCGCTGA
- the rplU gene encoding 50S ribosomal protein L21, protein MYAVIETGGKQHRVEVGEVVQVERTGAELGAKVVFDRVLMVGDGSAVRVGSPSVEGATVRGTVLELDRAKKVLTYQYRRRQNSSRKRRGHRQDYMAVKIDAIQG, encoded by the coding sequence ATGTACGCTGTGATCGAAACCGGTGGCAAGCAGCACCGTGTCGAGGTGGGCGAGGTCGTCCAGGTCGAACGGACCGGCGCCGAGCTCGGCGCGAAGGTCGTTTTCGACCGCGTTCTCATGGTGGGCGACGGTTCCGCCGTTCGCGTCGGGAGCCCGTCGGTCGAGGGGGCCACGGTCCGCGGTACGGTCCTCGAGCTCGACCGCGCCAAGAAGGTGCTCACCTATCAATACCGGCGTCGCCAGAATTCGAGCCGCAAGCGCCGCGGCCACCGCCAGGACTACATGGCGGTGAAGATCGACGCCATTCAGGGCTGA
- the rpmA gene encoding 50S ribosomal protein L27, with amino-acid sequence MAHKKAGGSSRNGRDSNSQRLGVKAFDGEAVLGGAIIVRQRGTPIKPGLNVGRGKDDTLFAMVAGKVKFRDRGKMGRFVNIVPAE; translated from the coding sequence ATGGCTCACAAGAAAGCAGGCGGCAGTTCCCGCAACGGCCGCGATTCGAACTCGCAGCGACTGGGCGTGAAGGCGTTCGACGGGGAGGCGGTCCTCGGAGGCGCGATCATCGTCCGGCAGCGCGGCACCCCGATCAAGCCTGGCCTCAACGTGGGCCGCGGCAAGGACGACACCCTCTTCGCGATGGTCGCCGGAAAGGTCAAGTTCCGCGACCGCGGGAAGATGGGACGTTTCGTCAACATCGTCCCCGCCGAATAA
- the obgE gene encoding GTPase ObgE translates to MFVDEATVQVHGGDGGNGCCSFRREKYVPKGGPDGGDGGAGGSVVLVADPEVSTLLPFRYKTIFKAERGRHGEGANRSGRSGADLEVHVPPGTLVWSEDRTRRLAWLAEPGARWVAARGGRGGRGNSRFATSTNQAPTRHEPGEPGEQGVLRLELRLLADVGLVGFPNAGKSTLISRISAARPKIADYPFTTLEPHLGVVDLGDRPGFVVADIPGLIEGAHGGAGLGDRFLRHIERCRLLLHLVDPAAPDRDPVRDAEIIDRELAAYSGTLAEKPRIVVVTKSDALQDRSALGRIDAWARSRGFECLVVSAVSGEGLPALLHAAADALERLPRASAESEDLAG, encoded by the coding sequence ATGTTCGTCGACGAAGCCACCGTCCAGGTCCATGGAGGGGACGGCGGGAACGGCTGCTGTTCGTTCCGCCGCGAGAAGTACGTCCCGAAGGGGGGGCCGGACGGAGGCGACGGCGGGGCCGGCGGCTCCGTCGTGCTGGTCGCGGACCCGGAGGTGTCGACCCTCCTCCCCTTCCGCTACAAGACCATCTTCAAGGCCGAGCGCGGGCGGCACGGCGAAGGCGCCAATCGCTCGGGTCGGTCCGGGGCGGACCTCGAGGTCCACGTGCCCCCGGGAACCCTCGTCTGGTCGGAGGACCGGACCCGCCGGCTCGCCTGGCTCGCGGAGCCCGGCGCGAGATGGGTAGCCGCCCGCGGCGGCCGGGGCGGCCGGGGCAACTCGAGATTCGCCACCTCCACCAACCAGGCACCGACCAGGCACGAGCCCGGCGAGCCGGGCGAACAGGGCGTTCTGCGGCTCGAGTTACGCCTGCTCGCGGACGTGGGGCTCGTCGGATTCCCCAACGCCGGGAAGTCGACCCTGATCTCGCGCATCTCCGCCGCACGTCCGAAGATCGCGGATTACCCGTTCACGACGCTCGAGCCCCACCTCGGGGTCGTCGACCTCGGGGACCGACCCGGATTCGTCGTCGCCGACATCCCGGGGCTGATCGAGGGCGCGCACGGGGGGGCCGGACTCGGAGACCGCTTCCTGCGCCACATCGAACGCTGCCGGCTGCTGCTCCACCTCGTCGACCCGGCGGCCCCCGACCGCGATCCCGTTCGCGACGCCGAGATCATCGATCGGGAGCTGGCCGCGTACTCCGGGACCCTCGCGGAGAAGCCGCGCATCGTCGTCGTCACGAAAAGCGATGCCCTTCAGGACCGCAGCGCGCTCGGGCGGATCGACGCCTGGGCGAGGTCGAGGGGGTTCGAGTGCCTCGTCGTCTCCGCGGTGAGCGGCGAGGGACTTCCCGCCCTGCTCCACGCCGCCGCGGATGCGCTCGAGCGGCTCCCTCGAGCGTCGGCGGAATCGGAGGATCTCGCGGGGTGA
- the nadD gene encoding nicotinate-nucleotide adenylyltransferase encodes MSLAVGLLGGTFDPVHEGHLHAATCVRSALGLPRVALLPCAVPPHKPEGLVASDDDRLAMLRLAVADRHGLELCTWEVDRGGRHYTIDTLRALRRAHGWDPVFVVGMDALADLASWREPDRLLAEFDLVAVDRPGRTIEEAAARIAGLGATRVRAWDGSADVGRGGRVFHLGIPPRDVSASEIRRRCAAGEPLDDLVPPAVARYIRERKLYRLEAAR; translated from the coding sequence GTGAGTCTCGCCGTGGGCCTTCTCGGGGGAACCTTCGACCCGGTGCACGAAGGCCATCTGCACGCCGCGACGTGCGTGCGGTCGGCCCTCGGGCTCCCCCGCGTCGCGCTGCTCCCGTGCGCCGTACCGCCCCACAAGCCGGAGGGTCTCGTGGCGAGCGACGACGACCGACTGGCGATGCTCCGCCTCGCCGTGGCCGATCGCCACGGACTCGAGCTTTGCACGTGGGAGGTCGATCGAGGAGGACGGCACTACACGATCGACACGCTGCGCGCGCTGCGTCGCGCGCACGGCTGGGATCCGGTGTTCGTCGTCGGCATGGACGCCCTGGCGGACCTCGCGTCGTGGCGCGAGCCCGACCGGCTGCTCGCGGAGTTCGACCTCGTCGCGGTCGACCGGCCGGGACGGACCATCGAGGAAGCGGCCGCGAGGATCGCCGGGCTCGGCGCCACGCGCGTTCGCGCCTGGGACGGTTCGGCCGACGTGGGTCGGGGGGGGCGCGTGTTCCATCTCGGAATCCCGCCGCGGGACGTCTCGGCCAGCGAGATCCGACGCCGTTGCGCCGCGGGCGAACCGCTGGACGACCTTGTTCCCCCCGCGGTAGCCCGGTATATTCGCGAGCGAAAGCTCTACCGTCTGGAGGCCGCGCGCTGA
- the rsfS gene encoding ribosome silencing factor produces the protein MRRGRTAGRPCSPRGSPVYSRAKALPSGGRALTRELRETVEAIRDKKGEDILVLDLRGLCDFTDWFVITHGSSDRQVAAIADAVEERLEGECKRSPRHVEGRRVGEWVLLDYYDFVVHVFLEERRRFFGLERLWGDAPRAETLPEAEPAPAAKAAARRRAPARKRRA, from the coding sequence TTGCGCCGCGGGCGAACCGCTGGACGACCTTGTTCCCCCCGCGGTAGCCCGGTATATTCGCGAGCGAAAGCTCTACCGTCTGGAGGCCGCGCGCTGACCCGCGAACTTCGAGAGACCGTCGAAGCCATCCGCGACAAGAAGGGCGAGGACATCCTCGTCCTGGACCTTCGCGGACTGTGCGATTTCACCGACTGGTTCGTCATCACCCACGGATCGAGCGACCGACAGGTCGCCGCGATCGCCGACGCGGTCGAGGAACGGCTCGAGGGCGAGTGCAAACGCTCGCCCCGTCACGTCGAGGGGCGCCGCGTGGGCGAGTGGGTGCTCCTCGACTACTACGACTTCGTGGTGCACGTCTTCCTCGAGGAGCGCCGGCGGTTTTTCGGGCTGGAGCGCCTCTGGGGCGACGCCCCGCGAGCCGAGACCCTTCCGGAAGCGGAACCCGCGCCCGCCGCCAAGGCGGCCGCGCGACGCCGAGCCCCCGCCCGCAAGCGCCGGGCGTGA
- a CDS encoding sigma-54 dependent transcriptional regulator, producing MTALTTHDPVLRGVLDAAARAAVTQANVLITGESGTGKTRLARWIHARSPRKSGPFVEVHAASLPGELLESELFGHEAGAFTGATAVRIGRFESAGGGTLYLDEVQELALEAQAKVLRAIEERRFERIGGVATVEVDVRIVASTRESPERLVEDGRLRGDLLYRLDVVRLELPPLRERLADLEGLVGELLGEISPSGGVRRLSVAALARLRAHDWPGNVRELRHVLEAAALNAETEAIDVEHLPSTLAAGGRAAIRAAAHAGRSLADVEAAYIDEVLRRVRGNKSAAARILGIHRKTLHERLRRGGPPR from the coding sequence GTGACCGCGCTCACGACGCACGACCCGGTCCTCCGGGGTGTTCTCGACGCGGCGGCGCGCGCCGCGGTCACCCAGGCCAACGTGCTGATCACCGGAGAATCGGGAACGGGCAAGACCCGCCTGGCGCGCTGGATCCATGCACGAAGCCCACGGAAGTCCGGGCCTTTCGTCGAAGTCCATGCGGCGAGCCTCCCGGGCGAGTTGCTCGAGAGCGAGTTGTTCGGACACGAGGCGGGGGCGTTCACCGGAGCGACCGCCGTGCGCATCGGACGCTTCGAGTCCGCCGGCGGCGGAACGCTTTATCTCGACGAGGTCCAGGAGCTCGCGCTCGAAGCCCAGGCCAAGGTCCTCCGTGCGATCGAGGAACGCCGGTTCGAGCGGATCGGCGGGGTGGCGACCGTCGAGGTCGACGTGCGCATCGTCGCGTCGACGCGGGAGAGCCCCGAACGCCTCGTCGAGGACGGCCGCCTCCGGGGCGATCTCCTCTATCGCCTCGACGTGGTGCGGCTCGAGTTGCCCCCGCTGCGGGAGCGCCTCGCCGATCTGGAAGGGCTCGTCGGCGAGCTGCTCGGGGAGATCTCGCCGTCGGGCGGCGTCCGGCGGCTGAGCGTCGCCGCCCTGGCGCGCCTTCGCGCGCACGACTGGCCCGGCAACGTCCGCGAGTTGCGTCACGTGCTCGAGGCGGCGGCCCTCAACGCCGAGACCGAAGCGATCGACGTGGAGCACCTGCCTTCGACGCTCGCCGCGGGGGGGCGCGCCGCGATCCGGGCGGCGGCTCATGCGGGACGATCGCTCGCCGACGTGGAGGCCGCCTATATCGACGAGGTGCTCCGGCGGGTCCGCGGGAACAAGAGCGCCGCCGCGCGGATCCTCGGCATCCATCGCAAGACGCTTCACGAGAGGCTGCGCCGCGGCGGCCCCCCTCGATGA
- a CDS encoding 23S rRNA (pseudouridine(1915)-N(3))-methyltransferase RlmH: MRFRLLCVGRPRDARLAALHDDYAARIRKFGVTWDSRHVAEERPGGRFSDAHVREREARHLADAIDEAEAVVALDALGQELTSEELAVRLGRWAAPRAVFVVGGPLGLDPAWRGRATATWSLSRLTFPHELVRVIVAEQVYRALCITRGIPYHK; this comes from the coding sequence ATGAGATTCCGGCTGCTGTGCGTCGGCCGGCCCCGCGACGCCCGGCTCGCGGCGCTGCACGATGATTACGCCGCGCGCATCCGGAAGTTCGGCGTGACGTGGGACTCGCGGCACGTCGCGGAGGAACGGCCCGGCGGACGCTTCTCGGACGCACACGTCCGCGAGCGGGAGGCCCGGCACCTCGCCGACGCGATCGACGAGGCGGAGGCCGTCGTGGCCCTGGATGCGCTCGGCCAGGAGCTCACGAGCGAGGAGCTCGCGGTCCGGCTCGGCCGCTGGGCGGCTCCCCGGGCGGTCTTCGTCGTGGGTGGACCGCTCGGGCTCGACCCCGCCTGGCGCGGGCGCGCGACGGCGACCTGGTCCCTGTCCCGACTGACGTTCCCCCACGAGCTCGTCCGGGTGATCGTCGCGGAACAGGTCTACCGCGCCTTGTGCATCACGCGGGGGATCCCGTACCACAAGTGA